One window of Siniperca chuatsi isolate FFG_IHB_CAS linkage group LG19, ASM2008510v1, whole genome shotgun sequence genomic DNA carries:
- the LOC122866958 gene encoding somatomedin-B and thrombospondin type-1 domain-containing protein: MMGFSLELAFLLLVVSTLGKNHLVSGGCSGKCCRSRDLSCLTTDWRMDRVYGTCYCDKGCVRTKDCCFDYFTECPARDCAVSDWSFWSGCAKPCQPSVRVRVRHIEQQPSNSGEPCPSLEERAGCMEYRDHQGGHCGLNSGPAFITSMEFGKGRPKHDNYGNPLDSGFCMEFTLESRTPHCTVENRPHTHWMRYITEGFKVCVACEPPAMQNKSGSCQGDGQESDKDSVLHWQAMGNHQCSGTWKKIQKTQQCNCPPQHSFVFI, from the exons ATGATGGGATTCTCTCTGGAGCTTGCCTTTTTGCTTCTGGTGGTTTCTACTCTGGGAAAAAACCACTTGGTGTCTGGGGGTTGTTCAGGGAAATGCTGCCGGAGCAGAGACTTGAGCTGTTTGACCACTGACTGGAGGATGGACCGCGTGTATGGGACATGCTACTGCGACAAGGGCTGCGTCAGGACCAAGGACTGCTGCTTCGACTACTTCACAGAGTGCCCAG CTCGGGACTGTGCTGTGAGCGACTGGAGCTTTTGGAGCGGCTGCGCCAAGCCCTGCCAGCCCTCAGTGCGAGTCCGTGTCCGTCACATAGAGCAGCAGCCCAGTAACAGCGGAGAGCCCTGTCCCAGCCTGGAGGAACGGGCCGGCTGCATGGAGTACAGAGACCACCAGGGCGGCCACTGTGGCCTCAACTCCG GTCCTGCATTCATCACCAGCATGGAGTTTGGCAAGGGAAGGCCCAAACATGACAACTATGGAAACCCCCTAGACTCTGG GTTCTGCATGGAATTCACACTGGAGTCCCGGACACCCCACTGTACAGTGGAGAACCGCCCGCACACACACTGGATGCGCTACATAACAGAAGgctttaaagtgtgtgtggcATGTGAACCTCCTGCTATGCAAAACAAGAGTGGCAGCTGCCAAGGAGACGGTCAGGAATCAGACAA AGATTCTGTGCTCCACTGGCAGGCGATGGGGAACCATCAGTGCAGCGGGACATGGAAGAAGATCCAGAAAACCCAGCAGTGCAACTGCCCACCACAACACAGCTTCGTCTTCATCTGA